The following coding sequences are from one Rhodopirellula islandica window:
- a CDS encoding PVC-type heme-binding CxxCH protein: protein MTTATEGHQVSIEVDLTEVDEAARQKLFLVVSEGNNDYSCDHVAWLAPTLHGAKGPLGLVDHGWVSARAGFGEVRKNANCSGGPVLVENQLAGKAAIGTHAPSIIEFDVPPGYDRLTVTGALESGGTNQQGGNSTSVRFAVYAGSPPKHLNEVDGKAAENQRSPELAIAGLEVAEGLEVTLMGSEPDLSSLTNLDIDHRGRVWVCDVMNYRGNQGSRPEGDRILILEDTTGDGKLDRVHTYYQGRDIDSAMGICVLGNEVIVSASPTVWKFTDTDGDDIPDSKVAMFTETGQPQHDHSAHSFLFGDDGKLYWNFGNTGMQVKDAEGETVIDIHGRAVVDDGKPLFGGMPFRCDLDGSNFEVLAHNFRNNWETTVDSFGALWQSDNDDDGNRGTRINFVMEQGNYGYKDEQTGASWRADRITLEDEIPLQHWHLNDPGVVPNVLQTGAGSPSGICLYEGRLLPERFWDEVIHCDPGPNVVRAYPMTSDGAGYSATIEPLITGTTDNWFRPADVCVAPDGSLFVTDWYDPGVGGHQQKDSDRGRLFRVAPPGVKYSVPKFDWTTVEGAIEALQSPNRSARYLAWQSLHAMGKAAEPALLSLYENENPRYRARALWLLGKIDGRGQFYVEQALADDNSDIRCTAIRLCKQLGLSAAETCGDAAHDPAPAVRRELAVALRFDKSDAMPAVWAKLAVQYDGNDRWMLEALGIASDLRADDCYAAWMKANDGNWNTPAGRDLVWRLRTDDAAAKMVELLATGMPSDEAKRYFRSLEYHSDAVRGLVLRQLLPDENSELVVDPQVLIHTVTRMPDFDPAKFPKTHSAITDYIRGRAGEPDFVELVEQFQITDMDEDLIAAMLRDGDDNLSLSALRLLLKRTDGWNRFVVILAKDSTYDPGQRGRILSLLGSLGNGRAIGLLAKMAGDEEMDYGLRSAAVRAMAKSNGGAEELLKMAQENHLPADTHLLAGGLLGRNANPTIAKRAQKLLPQPAAADNAPLPPLDELVRLSGDAKRGLTIFRGVATCANCHLVNGFGKQVGPDLSEIGSKLSREAMFTSILAPSAGISHNYENMIALTEDGRVVNGVLVSETDDKLVLRTAEAIDLELDQDEIVDVKKSEKSIMPENLHHTTDQQGLVDMVEYLMGLKKKS, encoded by the coding sequence GTGACCACTGCGACCGAAGGACACCAAGTATCGATCGAAGTCGACCTGACCGAGGTCGACGAAGCCGCGCGTCAAAAACTGTTCCTGGTGGTCAGCGAAGGCAACAACGATTACTCGTGTGACCATGTGGCTTGGTTGGCACCAACGCTTCATGGTGCCAAGGGACCACTGGGTTTAGTTGATCACGGCTGGGTGAGCGCTCGAGCCGGATTCGGCGAGGTCCGGAAGAACGCCAATTGTTCGGGGGGCCCGGTGTTGGTTGAAAACCAGCTCGCGGGCAAAGCTGCGATTGGAACCCACGCTCCCAGCATCATCGAATTTGATGTCCCACCCGGCTACGACCGTCTGACCGTGACGGGGGCTCTAGAAAGTGGCGGCACCAACCAGCAGGGCGGCAACAGCACCAGCGTCCGGTTTGCCGTTTACGCCGGATCGCCGCCGAAGCATCTCAATGAAGTCGATGGCAAGGCGGCGGAAAACCAACGTTCGCCGGAACTTGCCATTGCGGGATTGGAGGTCGCTGAAGGCCTGGAAGTCACACTGATGGGCAGCGAACCGGACCTCTCCAGCCTGACCAACCTCGACATCGATCATCGCGGGCGGGTTTGGGTTTGCGATGTCATGAACTATCGCGGCAATCAGGGATCGCGTCCCGAAGGCGACCGAATCTTGATTTTGGAAGACACCACCGGCGACGGAAAACTCGATCGCGTTCACACCTACTATCAAGGTCGTGACATCGATTCGGCGATGGGGATCTGCGTGCTCGGCAACGAGGTCATCGTGTCGGCTTCGCCAACCGTGTGGAAGTTCACCGACACCGACGGTGACGACATCCCAGATTCCAAGGTCGCGATGTTCACCGAAACGGGGCAACCTCAACACGACCACTCAGCCCACTCGTTCCTCTTCGGCGACGACGGCAAACTGTATTGGAACTTCGGCAACACCGGCATGCAGGTCAAGGATGCCGAGGGCGAAACGGTGATCGACATCCACGGCCGGGCGGTTGTCGACGACGGCAAGCCTCTGTTCGGCGGAATGCCATTTCGATGCGACCTCGATGGTTCCAACTTCGAAGTCCTGGCTCATAACTTTCGCAACAACTGGGAAACCACCGTCGACTCCTTCGGCGCGTTGTGGCAGAGCGACAACGATGACGATGGCAACCGCGGCACACGAATCAACTTCGTGATGGAACAAGGCAACTACGGATACAAAGACGAGCAAACCGGGGCCTCGTGGCGAGCCGACCGGATCACCTTGGAAGATGAAATCCCGCTTCAACACTGGCACTTGAACGACCCCGGTGTGGTTCCCAACGTGTTGCAAACCGGCGCGGGTTCCCCCAGCGGAATCTGCCTGTACGAAGGACGCTTGTTGCCAGAGCGTTTCTGGGACGAAGTCATCCACTGTGACCCTGGACCGAATGTGGTCCGGGCTTATCCCATGACGTCCGACGGTGCAGGATACTCAGCCACGATTGAACCCTTGATCACCGGCACGACGGACAATTGGTTTCGTCCAGCCGATGTGTGTGTCGCTCCCGATGGATCGCTGTTTGTGACGGATTGGTACGACCCCGGTGTCGGTGGCCACCAACAAAAGGACAGCGACCGCGGACGCCTGTTTCGCGTGGCCCCGCCTGGTGTGAAATACTCCGTGCCGAAGTTTGACTGGACGACCGTCGAAGGTGCCATCGAAGCACTCCAAAGCCCTAACCGTTCCGCTCGCTACCTGGCCTGGCAATCGCTGCACGCGATGGGCAAAGCCGCCGAGCCCGCCTTGCTTTCGCTGTACGAGAATGAAAACCCTCGCTATCGGGCTCGTGCTTTGTGGTTGCTTGGCAAGATCGATGGTCGCGGGCAATTCTACGTCGAGCAAGCCTTGGCCGACGACAACTCTGACATCCGATGCACGGCGATTCGGCTGTGCAAACAACTCGGTCTTTCAGCCGCAGAAACTTGTGGCGATGCAGCCCACGATCCAGCTCCCGCGGTCCGCCGTGAACTCGCTGTGGCCTTGCGATTCGACAAGTCCGACGCCATGCCAGCGGTTTGGGCGAAACTTGCGGTCCAGTACGACGGCAACGACCGTTGGATGTTGGAAGCGTTGGGGATCGCCAGCGATTTGCGAGCCGACGACTGCTACGCGGCTTGGATGAAAGCCAACGATGGCAACTGGAACACGCCCGCGGGACGCGACTTGGTCTGGCGACTGCGTACCGATGACGCGGCAGCCAAAATGGTGGAACTGCTGGCCACTGGGATGCCAAGCGACGAAGCCAAACGCTACTTCCGGTCACTGGAATACCACTCCGATGCGGTGCGTGGATTGGTGCTGCGTCAGTTGCTGCCCGATGAAAACAGCGAGCTTGTTGTGGATCCTCAAGTTCTCATCCACACCGTCACGCGAATGCCCGATTTCGATCCGGCGAAGTTCCCCAAGACCCACTCCGCGATCACGGATTACATCCGCGGTCGCGCCGGCGAGCCCGACTTTGTCGAGCTGGTTGAGCAGTTTCAGATCACGGACATGGACGAGGATCTGATTGCCGCGATGCTTCGAGACGGCGACGACAACCTGTCGCTTTCCGCCTTGCGTTTGTTGTTGAAACGCACGGACGGTTGGAACCGTTTCGTTGTCATTTTAGCAAAGGACTCGACGTACGATCCCGGCCAACGAGGCCGAATCCTGTCGCTGCTCGGTTCACTGGGCAACGGGCGTGCAATCGGATTGCTGGCCAAGATGGCTGGTGACGAGGAGATGGATTACGGTTTGCGAAGCGCCGCGGTGCGCGCGATGGCCAAGTCCAACGGTGGCGCCGAAGAGTTGCTCAAGATGGCGCAGGAGAATCACCTTCCAGCGGACACGCATTTGCTGGCGGGCGGCTTGCTCGGTCGCAACGCCAACCCAACGATCGCAAAACGCGCCCAGAAGTTGCTGCCTCAACCCGCCGCGGCTGATAACGCTCCGCTTCCTCCGCTGGATGAACTGGTGCGCCTCAGCGGCGATGCGAAAAGGGGGCTGACCATCTTCCGTGGCGTCGCGACCTGTGCGAACTGTCACCTGGTCAATGGGTTTGGAAAACAAGTCGGCCCGGACCTCTCTGAAATCGGGTCCAAGCTTTCTCGCGAAGCCATGTTCACCTCGATTTTGGCCCCCAGCGCCGGCATCAGCCACAACTACGAGAACATGATCGCGTTGACCGAGGATGGCCGCGTCGTCAACGGCGTGCTGGTTTCGGAGACCGACGACAAACTTGTGTTGCGAACGGCAGAAGCCATTGACTTGGAATTGGACCAAGACGAAATCGTTGACGTCAAAAAAAGCGAGAAGTCGATCATGCCCGAAAACCTACACCACACCACCGACCAACAAGGCTTGGTGGACATGGTGGAGTACCTGATGGGACTGAAGAAGAAGTCGTGA
- a CDS encoding Gfo/Idh/MocA family oxidoreductase — MIHAGGTPVALCDVDVQRAGKTFCQHPDVERFTDYRVMLDEFDKEFDAVVISTPDHTHAAIGLAAMRHGKHVYLQCPMARTFDEVQRLQTAAAESGLAVQVGNQGHSSLHMRAFQDFVQRGVLGEIQSVHCWTDRPEWPQGMATTPVSTSPPISLDWDLWLGPVADRPFCKGYLPVAWRGWWDFGTGALGDMGCHLLDPAFTALRLKLPRTVTADCETAASISYPVWSQVQMEFDATDVCPKGLKLTWDDGGKQPETPTIIADETTGEPGFSAGGSGCMIVGDKMTLVGSTLANESDQMPQIVAVASDDDSELAAARQAARERAEQLSAEGSKTSKSHYERWIQAAREGKSDALASDLQTAGTMTQASLLGCIATRFPGQALRWDEAKQQFAGSDEANSFLSFEPREGHSFEA; from the coding sequence ATGATCCACGCCGGTGGGACCCCCGTGGCGCTCTGTGACGTCGATGTTCAAAGAGCAGGCAAAACCTTTTGCCAGCATCCCGATGTCGAACGGTTCACGGACTATCGGGTCATGCTCGATGAGTTCGACAAGGAATTCGACGCGGTCGTCATCAGCACACCAGACCACACCCATGCGGCCATCGGTTTGGCAGCGATGCGGCATGGAAAGCACGTTTACTTGCAATGCCCAATGGCTCGCACGTTTGATGAAGTCCAACGGTTGCAAACTGCCGCCGCGGAATCCGGATTGGCAGTCCAAGTTGGCAACCAGGGCCACTCGAGCCTTCATATGCGAGCCTTCCAGGACTTCGTTCAGCGTGGCGTGTTGGGTGAGATCCAATCGGTTCACTGCTGGACAGACCGTCCGGAATGGCCACAAGGAATGGCGACGACACCGGTTTCGACATCGCCCCCCATTTCGCTGGACTGGGACCTGTGGCTCGGCCCGGTCGCGGATCGTCCGTTCTGCAAAGGCTACCTTCCCGTGGCCTGGCGCGGTTGGTGGGACTTCGGCACCGGAGCTCTCGGCGACATGGGGTGCCATCTGCTGGATCCCGCCTTCACTGCGCTGCGGTTGAAACTGCCGCGAACGGTCACTGCCGATTGTGAAACGGCGGCGTCGATTTCTTATCCCGTCTGGTCCCAAGTCCAAATGGAGTTCGATGCCACCGATGTCTGTCCCAAGGGATTGAAGCTGACCTGGGACGACGGAGGCAAGCAGCCCGAAACGCCGACCATCATTGCGGATGAAACCACCGGCGAACCTGGTTTCTCCGCCGGCGGCAGCGGCTGCATGATTGTGGGCGACAAGATGACACTTGTCGGATCAACGCTCGCGAATGAATCGGATCAGATGCCGCAGATCGTTGCCGTTGCCAGCGATGACGACAGCGAACTCGCCGCAGCACGGCAAGCTGCTCGGGAACGGGCTGAGCAACTGTCTGCCGAGGGCAGCAAGACATCGAAGTCTCACTATGAACGCTGGATCCAAGCCGCCCGAGAAGGCAAGTCGGATGCTTTGGCCAGCGATCTGCAAACGGCCGGCACCATGACGCAGGCGTCTCTGCTCGGCTGCATCGCGACTCGTTTTCCCGGTCAGGCACTCCGTTGGGATGAAGCCAAGCAGCAATTCGCTGGCTCCGACGAAGCCAATTCATTCCTGAGTTTCGAACCTCGCGAAGGCCACTCCTTTGAGGCCTGA
- a CDS encoding HesB/IscA family protein: MAIKLTERAAEEVMRFRKEHNFDDSMLLRIGVAGGGCSGFNYTLNFDDSFDMKADSKYDCHGVSVVVDKKSSLYLDGTEVDWYDSLEKQGFTFNNPNAVKSCGCGSSFQA, translated from the coding sequence ATGGCAATCAAATTGACCGAACGCGCAGCCGAAGAAGTCATGCGTTTTCGCAAGGAACACAACTTCGACGATTCGATGCTGTTGAGGATTGGTGTCGCCGGTGGTGGTTGCAGCGGATTCAATTACACGCTGAACTTCGACGACAGCTTTGACATGAAAGCCGACTCGAAATACGACTGTCACGGCGTCAGCGTCGTCGTCGACAAAAAGAGTTCGCTGTACCTCGATGGAACCGAAGTCGACTGGTACGACAGCCTCGAAAAGCAAGGCTTCACGTTCAACAACCCCAACGCTGTGAAAAGCTGCGGTTGCGGCAGCTCCTTCCAAGCCTGA
- the nusB gene encoding transcription antitermination factor NusB — MIARMSTRRRAREIVLQLLYEADLNDWRDAATSRKFIRSRLQGRKVLTDFASDLLDGTMARRDDIDAKLAKLSTNWALHRMPVTDRNVLRLGAYEILYSGTPGQVAISEALTLAKRYGGENSPRFINGVLDRLFKYHSSPESISS, encoded by the coding sequence ATGATCGCTCGCATGTCCACACGTCGACGCGCCCGCGAAATAGTCCTGCAGCTTCTCTACGAAGCCGATCTCAATGATTGGCGTGATGCCGCCACATCACGCAAGTTCATCCGCTCTCGCTTGCAAGGTCGCAAAGTCCTCACCGACTTTGCCTCTGACTTGCTCGATGGCACGATGGCTCGGCGGGATGACATTGATGCCAAGCTCGCCAAGCTTTCCACCAACTGGGCATTGCATCGCATGCCGGTGACCGATCGCAATGTTTTGCGTCTGGGTGCCTACGAGATCCTCTACAGTGGAACGCCGGGCCAAGTGGCGATTTCAGAGGCTCTGACGTTGGCGAAACGCTATGGCGGCGAGAACAGTCCGAGGTTCATCAACGGCGTTTTGGACCGGTTGTTCAAGTATCACTCCAGCCCTGAATCCATTTCCTCATGA
- the ruvA gene encoding Holliday junction branch migration protein RuvA produces the protein MIVSIAGKLVQVGEISVIIQAAPFDYEVYVGDFTRRQLQNQIGNEVRLHTLDYIEGNAQGGRLTPRLIGFSTLPERQFFDLFCSVDGVGVKKALRAMVRPVKELAVLIEEQDAKTLSALPGIGPATSEKVIAKLRRKMPRFALMVAGGEVADSMQSESPIMSDTYEALVMLGHSEADARKLIDETLATGKKFKDTESLLTAIYQRSK, from the coding sequence ATGATCGTTTCGATCGCCGGCAAATTGGTCCAGGTGGGCGAGATCAGCGTCATCATCCAGGCGGCCCCGTTTGATTACGAGGTCTACGTGGGCGATTTCACCCGCCGACAATTGCAGAACCAAATCGGCAACGAAGTTCGGCTGCACACGCTGGACTACATCGAAGGCAACGCTCAAGGCGGACGCCTGACACCACGCTTGATCGGATTCTCAACCCTTCCTGAACGTCAATTCTTTGACCTGTTCTGCAGCGTGGACGGCGTCGGCGTGAAAAAGGCTCTGCGGGCAATGGTCCGCCCCGTCAAAGAACTGGCGGTGTTGATCGAAGAACAAGACGCAAAAACGCTGTCAGCACTTCCTGGCATTGGACCAGCGACCAGCGAAAAGGTGATTGCGAAACTGCGTCGCAAGATGCCACGATTCGCGTTGATGGTGGCCGGTGGCGAAGTCGCCGATTCGATGCAGTCCGAGTCGCCCATCATGTCGGACACTTACGAGGCACTCGTGATGCTCGGTCACAGCGAAGCGGATGCTCGCAAGCTGATCGACGAAACCCTGGCGACCGGCAAAAAGTTCAAAGACACCGAGTCGCTCCTCACCGCCATCTATCAGCGGTCGAAGTAA
- a CDS encoding thioredoxin family protein: MAQSMVAGRSRFCGTGEDRHSVTPRFSQRVFFLVRPAKPCWNIALATFFGLFATTARAELPIIGKVASALSSANSNRPPVKELFSPETPQWHDNFESGWAAARRSGRPMLIFITSEHCRFCDAMKQNTLCDAGIQSRLANGFVPIILRPDTNPEILSRIPVTTYPTTLLAIPRGKVIAHRVGYQPPDRFHELLGLAPSPPN; encoded by the coding sequence ATGGCTCAGTCGATGGTTGCGGGACGCAGCCGTTTTTGCGGAACCGGCGAAGATCGCCACTCGGTGACGCCACGCTTTTCACAGCGAGTTTTCTTTCTGGTCCGGCCGGCCAAGCCTTGCTGGAACATTGCTCTGGCCACTTTCTTTGGCCTGTTCGCCACCACAGCCCGAGCCGAGTTGCCAATCATTGGCAAAGTCGCGTCGGCTCTCTCGTCGGCAAACTCGAATCGCCCGCCAGTCAAGGAACTCTTTTCACCAGAGACGCCCCAGTGGCACGACAACTTTGAATCCGGCTGGGCCGCAGCTCGTCGCTCAGGGCGACCGATGTTGATCTTCATCACGTCAGAACATTGCCGATTCTGTGACGCGATGAAACAAAACACGTTGTGTGACGCTGGGATTCAATCTCGATTGGCGAATGGTTTTGTGCCGATTATCCTTCGACCGGACACCAACCCAGAGATTCTGTCGCGAATCCCTGTGACAACGTACCCGACCACTTTGCTGGCCATTCCGCGCGGCAAAGTGATCGCTCACCGAGTAGGCTATCAACCTCCTGACCGTTTCCACGAACTGTTGGGCCTGGCCCCTTCCCCTCCGAACTGA
- a CDS encoding dihydrodipicolinate synthase family protein, whose protein sequence is MNRRISGILTPNITPVDDRGRVDEDQLRGYVDWLIDHGVDGLYPNGSTGEFVRFTAEERRRIVRIVVDQAAGRVPVLAGAAEANVDETIEACNAYGDMGVRAVAIVAPFYYPISSEGVHAYYARIARDVRVDVTLYNIPMFASPIEVDVVIRLAEEYPRIIGLKDSSGDLPNLMRMMAAIRPMRDDFSFLTGWDASLAPMLIAGADGGTNATSGVLPELTRAIHRACGEGDHKLAMELQYLLLPLFDAMIGLGEFPEGFRAGARARGWDLGRSRLPLSDIQQALIAEAERDINAMVHSTQAKMSATSEMPLEAIQVIARRVMEQLQK, encoded by the coding sequence ATGAATCGACGCATCTCCGGCATTTTGACTCCTAACATCACGCCGGTCGATGACCGGGGACGTGTCGACGAAGACCAGTTGCGAGGGTACGTGGATTGGTTGATCGACCATGGCGTGGATGGGCTGTACCCGAATGGAAGCACAGGCGAATTCGTTCGATTCACGGCGGAGGAACGCCGCCGGATCGTTCGCATCGTGGTGGACCAAGCCGCCGGTCGAGTCCCCGTTCTGGCGGGTGCCGCGGAGGCAAACGTTGATGAAACCATCGAAGCCTGCAACGCCTACGGAGACATGGGAGTTCGAGCGGTGGCGATTGTGGCGCCGTTTTACTACCCGATCAGCAGCGAAGGCGTGCATGCCTACTACGCCCGGATCGCTCGCGACGTGCGAGTCGACGTGACGCTCTACAACATCCCGATGTTTGCGTCACCGATCGAGGTCGATGTGGTCATCCGGCTGGCCGAAGAGTATCCCCGGATCATTGGCCTGAAGGATAGCTCAGGCGATCTTCCCAACTTGATGCGAATGATGGCCGCGATTCGCCCAATGCGAGACGATTTTTCGTTCTTGACCGGCTGGGACGCGTCGCTTGCACCGATGCTGATCGCCGGAGCGGACGGCGGCACCAACGCAACCAGCGGCGTGTTGCCGGAACTGACCCGGGCCATCCACCGCGCCTGCGGGGAAGGTGATCACAAGCTGGCCATGGAACTGCAGTATTTGTTGCTGCCATTGTTCGACGCAATGATCGGTTTGGGTGAATTCCCAGAAGGCTTCCGAGCAGGAGCCCGTGCCCGTGGCTGGGACCTCGGTCGCAGTCGCTTGCCACTGTCGGACATACAACAAGCCCTGATCGCAGAGGCGGAACGCGACATCAACGCGATGGTCCATTCCACGCAAGCCAAGATGTCTGCCACATCGGAAATGCCGCTGGAAGCAATCCAAGTGATCGCTCGCCGAGTGATGGAACAGCTTCAGAAGTAG
- a CDS encoding GNAT family N-acetyltransferase has protein sequence MANIRPFRNSDLPGLFDVWMRHWEAAGQIPPVSVSILERAVLSRTFFSPASLLVAEVDGEVVAWCHQFSDDWQSPPPELLEGDSQVALNEVPEVDAVPTSLVAAICFAGEAGLAVCDSLLIETMQRAVDAGVKRMCVGPVRDARNGYGGLPPIGHGMGVPVSDARVASLLSRHGFRVARSLLRLVANTSTYRPPVNREFLQLRRSTRIDRLPMLPLNHRTAVAMSHFDMERNVLMDHQTNEPLAAIDLWVGDPEGQVMDGARSILSLRLMHPVELNGYPAPKPKKGFVTSMAERELSTHEQFLVASIVQSLSNRQIFTVETTIDCNAVKLKEQFGTLKFSDDEQGRQWEKDFA, from the coding sequence ATGGCGAACATCCGACCGTTTCGCAACTCTGATCTCCCGGGCCTGTTTGACGTTTGGATGCGTCACTGGGAGGCGGCCGGCCAAATCCCTCCGGTCAGCGTTTCGATCCTCGAACGAGCCGTGCTTTCACGAACGTTCTTTTCCCCTGCCAGCCTGCTGGTGGCGGAGGTGGATGGCGAAGTCGTGGCGTGGTGCCATCAGTTTTCAGACGACTGGCAATCGCCCCCGCCGGAATTGTTGGAAGGCGACTCGCAGGTTGCCCTCAACGAAGTTCCCGAAGTCGATGCGGTGCCGACATCTCTGGTCGCCGCGATTTGCTTTGCCGGCGAGGCTGGACTGGCGGTTTGCGATTCCTTGCTGATCGAAACCATGCAGCGAGCCGTCGACGCGGGCGTCAAACGGATGTGCGTCGGTCCCGTTCGCGACGCAAGAAATGGATATGGCGGTTTGCCTCCCATCGGGCACGGGATGGGGGTCCCCGTTTCGGACGCGCGCGTTGCCTCCCTGTTGTCGCGACATGGTTTCCGTGTCGCTCGCAGTTTGCTGCGATTGGTCGCCAACACATCGACCTATCGCCCGCCAGTCAATCGAGAGTTTTTGCAACTGCGTCGTTCCACTCGGATCGACCGGTTGCCCATGCTGCCGCTGAATCATCGCACGGCAGTCGCGATGAGCCATTTCGACATGGAACGCAATGTCTTGATGGACCACCAAACCAACGAGCCACTCGCCGCAATTGACCTGTGGGTGGGTGATCCCGAAGGCCAAGTTATGGATGGGGCCCGTTCGATCTTGTCTTTGCGGTTGATGCATCCGGTGGAACTCAATGGCTACCCGGCACCCAAGCCCAAGAAAGGGTTTGTGACATCGATGGCCGAACGCGAATTGTCGACGCACGAACAATTCTTAGTGGCATCGATCGTTCAGTCACTTTCTAACCGGCAAATCTTCACCGTTGAAACCACGATCGACTGCAACGCGGTGAAGCTGAAAGAACAGTTCGGGACGCTGAAGTTCAGCGATGACGAACAAGGTCGCCAATGGGAAAAAGACTTCGCCTGA
- a CDS encoding DUF1559 family PulG-like putative transporter, with product MNAASHRRLVRFETSLPWNRRQRPLPRPGVSLVEVMVVVLIVLILLSLSIPFVRNMRELTRRSNCDQNLVRLSLAMQAYSTDQAHLPTGTASFNATFRFWPEVPSTGEPVAADAELAIASAPEGYHHNWVPALLPYVDQTGLFQSIDFTSSVYSDSNRLIRETMVPVFRCPSDDSAPTNSSYAGLHHSVASPIGTSNDGLLFLNAWVRSEEVPDGMSATILLGEKLSFPGDLGWLSGTRATLRNSGHPINSFPQEEQLSDLSFVGGLGSRHFGGASVLKGDGAVTFLSETVDQPLFQSMVNRNDRADAESNAADAE from the coding sequence ATGAATGCTGCTTCCCATCGCCGACTCGTTCGTTTCGAAACGTCACTCCCCTGGAACCGCCGCCAGCGTCCACTGCCGCGACCTGGCGTTTCTTTGGTGGAAGTGATGGTCGTCGTGCTGATCGTGTTGATCTTGCTGTCGCTTTCAATCCCGTTCGTTCGCAACATGCGCGAACTGACTCGGCGCAGCAACTGCGATCAAAACCTGGTCCGACTCTCACTTGCGATGCAGGCCTATTCGACTGATCAGGCTCATCTGCCCACGGGCACGGCTTCTTTCAATGCCACGTTTCGATTTTGGCCGGAGGTGCCGTCGACGGGCGAACCGGTTGCCGCGGACGCGGAGCTCGCGATCGCCAGCGCTCCCGAAGGTTATCACCACAACTGGGTTCCGGCACTGCTTCCCTACGTCGATCAAACGGGACTGTTTCAGTCAATCGATTTCACGTCCAGTGTTTATTCCGATTCCAATCGCTTGATTCGCGAAACAATGGTTCCTGTTTTTCGTTGCCCCTCCGACGATTCCGCACCCACCAATTCAAGTTACGCTGGGTTGCATCATTCCGTCGCCAGCCCCATTGGCACGTCCAACGATGGGCTGTTGTTTCTCAACGCCTGGGTTCGCTCGGAAGAAGTTCCTGACGGGATGTCTGCCACGATCTTGCTGGGAGAAAAGCTTTCGTTTCCAGGCGATCTGGGTTGGTTGAGCGGCACACGAGCGACGCTCCGCAACTCAGGCCACCCAATCAACTCGTTCCCACAAGAAGAGCAGCTCAGTGATCTGAGTTTCGTTGGAGGGTTGGGCAGCCGGCACTTCGGCGGCGCCAGTGTCCTCAAGGGCGATGGTGCGGTGACGTTTCTTTCCGAGACCGTTGATCAGCCGCTGTTTCAATCCATGGTCAATCGGAATGATCGAGCGGACGCCGAATCCAACGCAGCGGATGCCGAATGA
- a CDS encoding tetratricopeptide repeat protein, protein MEIVSIQAKHYWTCLWPGMSELWWRGRLSALPASVAFAAVVNALLIAKFIYPGWLSGALVMLACWIVAAAWGVLTVRSIRELPLLLSPRQVSDQPDRFAEAQVAYLTGNYALAEEALTAGLSIEPRDPPALLLLAAVLRHTGRLNAADALLTEIPKLEAAAAWNLEWESERARLERDLDSRGELQDDSGDPAEEADEPESGDDEQAKADAAAVASRENTGEEDISPAANAPSRLAEPDGEPSTLSLDTALESFSAVDLEEQTDDQLDGQRDADQKSTDYPEAA, encoded by the coding sequence ATGGAAATCGTGTCGATCCAAGCGAAACATTATTGGACGTGCCTGTGGCCGGGGATGTCGGAATTGTGGTGGCGTGGACGGTTGTCGGCTCTGCCTGCGTCCGTCGCGTTTGCCGCGGTGGTCAACGCATTGCTGATCGCCAAGTTCATTTATCCCGGATGGTTGTCCGGGGCATTGGTCATGCTGGCCTGTTGGATCGTTGCCGCCGCCTGGGGTGTGTTGACGGTTCGTTCGATTCGCGAGTTGCCGTTGCTGTTGTCGCCCCGCCAAGTCAGCGACCAGCCGGACCGCTTTGCCGAAGCACAAGTCGCTTATTTAACGGGCAACTACGCGTTGGCAGAAGAGGCGTTGACAGCTGGGCTGTCAATCGAGCCGCGTGATCCACCTGCACTGTTGTTGCTGGCCGCCGTGCTGAGGCACACCGGGCGATTGAACGCCGCAGACGCCTTGTTGACCGAAATTCCAAAATTGGAAGCCGCCGCCGCATGGAACTTGGAGTGGGAAAGCGAGCGGGCTCGGTTGGAGCGCGACCTCGATTCGCGAGGTGAACTGCAAGACGACTCGGGGGACCCCGCAGAAGAAGCGGACGAACCAGAATCCGGGGACGACGAGCAAGCCAAGGCGGACGCCGCCGCAGTGGCATCGCGCGAGAACACCGGCGAAGAGGACATCTCCCCCGCTGCGAACGCCCCCAGTCGATTGGCCGAGCCAGATGGCGAGCCATCGACCCTGTCGCTGGACACGGCACTGGAGTCGTTTTCAGCAGTAGACCTCGAGGAGCAGACGGACGACCAGCTCGATGGGCAGCGGGATGCCGATCAGAAATCCACCGATTACCCTGAAGCGGCTTGA